Genomic DNA from Carnobacteriaceae bacterium zg-C25:
TACGTTAACGCAAAATTGGCAAACTGTTTAAAAATTACTGGCAACGCAGCCGCTGATGAATGCTCCATTGTGATATACACTAAATATTCAGGATCTTGTGCAGGTAAATAACCCACCATTGAATAAATATAATTTCCTTCATCTAGTAAATATTTTTTACGTGCTTCATCATAAATTTGTGCCGTACCCGTTTTAAGTGCGATTTCCGTATTATCCAATCGGTACGATACGGCTGTACTACTGTCTCGATACACCGCTTGTTTTAAATAGTCCAACGTCTGTTTTGCTGCTGCAGGTGTCAAAGGTGTATTGATTGATTCTACAGGTTGATACGTCACATTCCCCGTTGTCGCATTTTCAATACGATCAACAAATCTTAATTTTTGCATTTTCCCTTCGTTGGCAATGGCGGTAAACGCTTGTACCATCTGTAAGTTCGTTACAGAAATCCCTTGCCCAAATGCAGTCGACGCTTTAACTTCTTCCGTACTATAGTTATTTACCCCTGCACTTTCATTGGCAAATCCACTTTGTGTACTTTTACCAAAACCAAATGCATCTAAATAATTTTTCCATTTATCATATCCAAGCTGACTCACCAAATTGACAAATGCAACGTTACTGGATTGTGCTAAACCGTCTAAATACGTAATGGTTCCCCACCCAGAAACGTTCCAATCGTGAATGGTAATATTGCCAACTTCCACACTTCCCGAACGGTATAAATCCATCGGGCTATATATCCCTTCATTTACCACGGCCGCCAACAATAAAGCTTTCATTGTCGACCCCGGCTCAAAGGCGTTTTCAACTAACTGATTGACCCATCCATTTTCCGGATACAATTGGGCAGAAACATTGAATGTCGGACGCTGTGTTACCGCAACAACATCTCCTGTTTTCGGACGCACAACCATGACGTTTAACGCCTTAGGTTTATACGTTTCAAATGCATCTTGCACAATCGTTTCTAAATAATCATTTAATCGACTATCGATGGTGGTATAAATGTTATGCCCATGTTGGACTTGCTCGATAACATTCTGACTGCCGGCAATTGGCAAGCCATGAACGTCTTTTTCATACTGTACAATGCCATCAATACCTGTTAGTTGTGCATTATAAACTAATTCCAAACCCGTAACACCACGTAACGGATTCGTATCAATTTCAACACTCGTATCTTCACGCACATCTTGTGCCAAACCGATAATATTATTTGAAAAATACCCTTTTGGGTAATGACGTGAAATTTTTTCGTTAAAATAAATACCCGGCAACTGTTCAGCAACAATTGCCTCTTTTGTATCAAACGATAAATTAGTCCCCGCATTTCCAAAAGAAACTTGATTCACGTTGCTTTTATTTAAAAAGCCGAGCACATCACTTTCCGAAAGTTTTAAGTGCTTGGCCAATTTTTTTGCGGTAGTTACTTTATCTTCAACTTTAGCAACACCTTTATACTCGTCAGTTAATACAGCGTATAACGAATACGTTTTAACGTCTGTTGCTACAATATCACCCGATACGTCATAGATATTTCCACGACGTGCTGTAATCACATCTTCACGGTTGTATAGCTGTGTGACTAATTTGGTCAAATCTTGCCCGTTCGACGTTTTAAATAACATTAACTGCGCTAAACGTAGACCAAATATAACACAGACAACAAGTAATATTTTCAAATATAATCGGCCTATCGAAACAGATTCGATATAACTTGGTTTTTTGATATTTCTCATCTAGTTACTGACCTTACATTTTTTTCGTTTCTACTTAATCCATACAACTTAGCAATTTCTTCTAAACGATCGGATGTTGTTAAACGATCTATTTTTTGTTGTAAAACGACATTGTCATCTAATATCGCACGCGTTTCAAGGCGAATGGTTTCCACTTGCTGTTGAACCGCATCAAGCGAGGAACGTGTATGAATGGTAACAAACATTAACAATACAATCGCTAAAAATAGTATGACTGCTGTTACTTTTTCAAAGAGTGTCAGCGTAAATGCTTTTGATTTATCACGTACCATTTTTTGTGTCGTCAATAGTATTTCTTCGACCATATTATGACTCCTTCCCTTTAACCCTTTTTATAACGCGTAGCTTGGCGCTTTTTGAACGCGAATTATTTTCAATTTCTTCTTCACTTGGTAAAATCGGTTTTTTAACCACCAACTGAAAATCACTCTCATATTCACTTGCTAAAATTGGCAACTTCGCCAAAGTTGGTTCGACACTGCTATATTCTTTAAAAATTGTTTTAACGATTCGATCTTCCAACGAATGAAATGAAATGACACTCATTCTGCCATCATTATTCAACAAACTCAACCCATCTTCCAGCGATTGTTCTATCGAACCTAATTCGTCATTAACGGCAATACGAACTGCTTGGAAAATGCGTTTGGCTGGATGACCACCTTTTCTTTTCGCCGCCATTGGCATGCTATTTCGAATGATTTCCACCAATTGTCCCGTCGTTTCGATAGGGTGTTGTTGACGAATTTTTTCAATATTTCGTGCAATTTGTTTAGAAAACTTTTCTTCACCGTAGCGATAAAAAATTTTCACTAACTCATTGTAATCCCACTCATTAATAATATCGTACGCTTTCAAAGACTGCTCTTGATCCATTCGCATATCTAACGGCGCATCGTTGGCATAACTAAATCCACGTTCAACGACATCTAATTGTGGTGATGAGACACCTAAATCGTATAAAATACCGTCCACGCCGTAAACAGCGCGTTGATGCAATTCTGCTTTAATGTTTGAAAAATTACTTTTTATAAAAGTAACCACCCCTTTATCAACATATTCTTTTAAAACAACTTTAGCATTATCAATGGCGACACTATCACGATCAAACGCATATAGATGTCCTTTTTCAGATAATTGTGACAATAAATATTGACTGTGTCCAGCGCCACCCAATGTACAATCCACATATATCCCATCTGGTTTAATATTCAATTGGTCAACTGTTTCGTGTAACAACACACTCACGTGTTTGAACATGCACTGTATCACCTTTCATCACTATTTTTATTAGAATTCAAATTCGATTTCTTCCGTTAAGTCTTGAACGTTATCTTGTGTTTCATTTAAGTAATTTTTCCACATTGTTTCATCCCAAATTTCTAAACGGTCTGAAACACCCACAATTCTGACATTTTTCCCTAAATTAGCGTACTCACGTAAAGGTTGTGGTATCATAATGCGCCCTTGTTTGTCAAACTCAACATCTGCTGCTGCCGAGTAGAAGAAACGCACAACTTGTCGAGCATTCTTTTTACTCAACGGTAAATTTTCACTCAACTTATCACTCAGTGATTGCCATGCTTGCATAGGATACCCAAACAAACAGCCATCTAATCCACGCGTAATAATAAATTTATCACCTAATTCTTCGCGTAATTTGGTTGGAATAATCACACGACCCTTTGTGTCTAACGTGTGTTTATATTCGCCCATTAACATGTACAATCACCTCCTCTAACTCAAGATACAATTTTTCTACCATATTCTACCACAATCCACCACTTTCCACCACATTTTTTTAAATAAAAACCACAAAAAAGCAGAATGTCTCAAAACATTCTGCTTTAGAGGACAACTATTAAATCGTTCGCCGCATATTCAGCGGTACGCCAAATTGAAAAAATACCTATATCAAATAGCCTTAGCACTAAAAAATGGTACAATTTTTTATCACATTTTGAGTGTGATATTAAATCGACACGCACCATAAAATAATTTTAATGCTTTTTCAATAAATCACCAGCACCATATACAATTTAAAAAGTGTTGATAACTTTCTTTTGAAAGCCACCAACACCATATATTATAGAGCAATAAAAAAAGCGCCTTTTTGCTAATTGAAAAAGGCACTTTACGTATATTATGTATCTTTGTTACGATTTGTAGAAAATTATTCGCTATCTTCTAATCCATCAATAATTAAACGTACACGTTTATCTCCGCGATCTTTAACACTATATAAAATAGTACGAATCGCATGTGCTACGCGTCCTTGACGACCAATCACACGACCAACATCTTCTGCATGTAACATGAGACGGTATTCCATAAATTCCGCTGTTTCTTCAATTTGAACAGTCATTTGTTCTGGAAATTCGACTAACGGTGTTACCATTGCTAATAGCAATTGTTCAACATTCGGCATATCCATACTCCTTTAACTATACTAAAATGGAATGTTACAAACGCAACATTCCACAATCTATTATTTTGATTGACGAGCTTCGTGGAAAGCTTTCATTACGCCTGCTTTTGATAATAAGTTACGTACTGTATCTGTTGGTTGTGCACCGTTTTGTAACCATTTTAACGCTAATTCAGCATCCACATTAATTTGTGCAGGTTCTGTTAATGGGTTGTAAGTACCTACTTTTTCGATAATACGTCCATCACGTGGTGAACGTGCATCAGCTACAACAATACGGTAAAAAGGTGATTTTTTAGAACCCATACGTTTTAAACGAATTTTAACTGCCATTATTTTTTATCCTCCTAAAATGTAATACTTTGTTAGTTTAATATAAAACAAAAGAGGTGTCAAGTTTTTTTCTTTACACCTCTTCAAAATTTGATTCCCTACTATTTTCAGTTGGTCACTTCTCATAAAAAAGTTAGCAACCGTTTTTAAATCTCTTTTTATGTACGATTCACTTTTAAAAACCACACCATCAATCCTAAAGTTATGAATTGATATTTTCTTGACGAATCGCATCGATAAATTCACCCAAACGTGCCATCGCTTTTTTTAATTGATCTAAAGAATACGCATAAGAAATACGCACATACCCTTCACCACTTGCCCCAAATGCTGAACCGGGTACAACCGCAACTTTTTGGTCTTTTAATAAACGCATACAAAATTCTTCAGACGACATATTGAACTGTTTAATATTCAAGAAAACATAAAACGCTCCCTCGGGTTCAAAACAGGCAATTCCCATTTTCGAAAATGCATTCATTAAAAA
This window encodes:
- the ftsL gene encoding cell division protein FtsL; this encodes MVEEILLTTQKMVRDKSKAFTLTLFEKVTAVILFLAIVLLMFVTIHTRSSLDAVQQQVETIRLETRAILDDNVVLQQKIDRLTTSDRLEEIAKLYGLSRNEKNVRSVTR
- a CDS encoding KH domain-containing protein → MPNVEQLLLAMVTPLVEFPEQMTVQIEETAEFMEYRLMLHAEDVGRVIGRQGRVAHAIRTILYSVKDRGDKRVRLIIDGLEDSE
- a CDS encoding transpeptidase family protein, with the translated sequence MRNIKKPSYIESVSIGRLYLKILLVVCVIFGLRLAQLMLFKTSNGQDLTKLVTQLYNREDVITARRGNIYDVSGDIVATDVKTYSLYAVLTDEYKGVAKVEDKVTTAKKLAKHLKLSESDVLGFLNKSNVNQVSFGNAGTNLSFDTKEAIVAEQLPGIYFNEKISRHYPKGYFSNNIIGLAQDVREDTSVEIDTNPLRGVTGLELVYNAQLTGIDGIVQYEKDVHGLPIAGSQNVIEQVQHGHNIYTTIDSRLNDYLETIVQDAFETYKPKALNVMVVRPKTGDVVAVTQRPTFNVSAQLYPENGWVNQLVENAFEPGSTMKALLLAAVVNEGIYSPMDLYRSGSVEVGNITIHDWNVSGWGTITYLDGLAQSSNVAFVNLVSQLGYDKWKNYLDAFGFGKSTQSGFANESAGVNNYSTEEVKASTAFGQGISVTNLQMVQAFTAIANEGKMQKLRFVDRIENATTGNVTYQPVESINTPLTPAAAKQTLDYLKQAVYRDSSTAVSYRLDNTEIALKTGTAQIYDEARKKYLLDEGNYIYSMVGYLPAQDPEYLVYITMEHSSAAALPVIFKQFANFALTYINKNKTASDEVSTQTKPVEQVTVPDAVNASVKVTKDAFEKLGFKDLYFFGTQDTVIKQMPVDNTVYRTDEKMMFYTGGAIVMPNMVGWTYQDVQRFGQLTGLTIKLNGQGYVTQQSIPTGQVIDNPSNQIELTITLQAKQTETVTKKETTTTTSEQSSSTTSTTR
- the mraZ gene encoding division/cell wall cluster transcriptional repressor MraZ, translating into MLMGEYKHTLDTKGRVIIPTKLREELGDKFIITRGLDGCLFGYPMQAWQSLSDKLSENLPLSKKNARQVVRFFYSAAADVEFDKQGRIMIPQPLREYANLGKNVRIVGVSDRLEIWDETMWKNYLNETQDNVQDLTEEIEFEF
- the rsmH gene encoding 16S rRNA (cytosine(1402)-N(4))-methyltransferase RsmH, which codes for MFKHVSVLLHETVDQLNIKPDGIYVDCTLGGAGHSQYLLSQLSEKGHLYAFDRDSVAIDNAKVVLKEYVDKGVVTFIKSNFSNIKAELHQRAVYGVDGILYDLGVSSPQLDVVERGFSYANDAPLDMRMDQEQSLKAYDIINEWDYNELVKIFYRYGEEKFSKQIARNIEKIRQQHPIETTGQLVEIIRNSMPMAAKRKGGHPAKRIFQAVRIAVNDELGSIEQSLEDGLSLLNNDGRMSVISFHSLEDRIVKTIFKEYSSVEPTLAKLPILASEYESDFQLVVKKPILPSEEEIENNSRSKSAKLRVIKRVKGKES
- the rpsP gene encoding 30S ribosomal protein S16; amino-acid sequence: MAVKIRLKRMGSKKSPFYRIVVADARSPRDGRIIEKVGTYNPLTEPAQINVDAELALKWLQNGAQPTDTVRNLLSKAGVMKAFHEARQSK